One Myxococcales bacterium genomic region harbors:
- a CDS encoding protein kinase has translation MKHTRAGPSNTRSMNPTSSAIGAILGGRYELIRKLGAGGMGEVYEARRRDLGDRVALKLLHEDEGADPELRARFLREARTLAQVASPHVVRIVDFQANPGEVAFLAMEYLQGQNAGELLRLRGPFSAREVLPLAKQMFAGLAAVHMLGLVHRDIKPQNLMIVDGGPLGPILKIVDFGLAKDTSSGERPLTDHATILGTPSYMAPEQVGGNATIDARADIYGAAATFIALATGKTLYEDQGAAVIAAILSGRRLPVAHVAPELGAPLCATLERALASDRNLRHARIEDLAAEVERGLLALGSGAPATFAAGVALDTTATVNDRSRIEAAPAPQAPAPSLGAPFPGAPSLHAPNAAYAPATHAGFGGPAAMGQPAPRASHPSMPGTYPPGSMQPPPSMPYGGAPQGSPPSMQGTYPPGSMQRPPMPGPPPSMPGTYPPGSMQAPPSMHGPPPSMPGTYPPGSMQRPPESFQGTFPPGQLSSGGYPVPTPAASASTSGGKGVVIGVAIGIVAMLGLAAVIVGVFFARTTEDPPDAAASLPKGKSAATPSTALAEPTETSNAAPDPGAATAAPSGRALPAKPGPSNRPSDGGAPPTPSASGSSSPVPPPPVVTGDPTRLPIRCKQDSDCTTESTFCDKAAGLCTCSRGLSHQNAYIYCNGQCVEQTTARCGACNKPCNSPPEVCSTSRSMTGSASIAPS, from the coding sequence GTGAAGCATACGCGCGCAGGTCCGTCGAATACGCGCTCCATGAACCCGACGTCCAGTGCCATCGGCGCCATTCTCGGCGGCCGCTACGAGCTCATTCGAAAGCTCGGCGCGGGCGGCATGGGCGAGGTGTACGAGGCGCGCAGGCGAGACCTCGGCGATCGTGTCGCGCTGAAGCTCCTCCACGAGGACGAGGGCGCCGATCCGGAGCTCCGCGCGAGGTTCTTGCGGGAGGCGCGGACGCTCGCGCAGGTGGCGAGCCCGCACGTGGTGCGCATCGTCGACTTTCAGGCGAACCCGGGTGAGGTCGCGTTCCTCGCCATGGAGTACCTGCAGGGGCAGAACGCGGGCGAGCTCTTGCGCCTCCGCGGGCCCTTTTCGGCGCGCGAGGTGCTGCCGCTCGCCAAGCAGATGTTCGCGGGGCTCGCCGCCGTGCACATGCTCGGGCTCGTCCACCGGGACATCAAGCCTCAAAACCTCATGATCGTGGACGGCGGCCCGCTCGGCCCCATCCTCAAGATCGTCGACTTCGGGTTGGCGAAGGACACCTCGAGCGGAGAGCGCCCCCTCACCGATCACGCCACCATCCTCGGCACGCCCTCGTACATGGCGCCCGAGCAAGTGGGCGGCAACGCCACGATCGACGCACGCGCGGACATCTACGGCGCCGCGGCCACGTTCATCGCCCTCGCGACGGGCAAGACGCTCTACGAAGATCAGGGCGCGGCCGTGATCGCCGCCATCCTCTCGGGTCGAAGGCTCCCGGTCGCCCACGTCGCGCCGGAGCTCGGGGCCCCGCTCTGCGCCACGCTCGAGCGCGCGCTCGCCTCCGACAGAAACCTGCGTCATGCACGCATCGAGGATCTGGCGGCCGAGGTAGAGCGCGGGCTCCTCGCGCTAGGGTCCGGAGCCCCCGCGACGTTCGCGGCCGGCGTCGCGCTCGACACGACCGCCACGGTGAACGATCGGTCGCGCATCGAGGCCGCTCCCGCCCCGCAGGCACCAGCGCCGAGCCTCGGCGCGCCCTTCCCTGGCGCTCCTTCGCTCCACGCGCCCAACGCGGCCTACGCTCCCGCGACACACGCCGGCTTCGGAGGTCCCGCGGCGATGGGCCAGCCCGCGCCCCGAGCGTCGCACCCGTCGATGCCCGGCACTTACCCACCGGGCTCCATGCAGCCTCCACCCTCGATGCCATACGGGGGCGCTCCGCAGGGGTCACCGCCGTCGATGCAAGGCACCTATCCGCCGGGCTCCATGCAACGGCCGCCGATGCCAGGGCCGCCTCCGTCGATGCCCGGCACCTACCCGCCGGGCTCCATGCAGGCTCCTCCGTCGATGCATGGCCCGCCTCCGTCGATGCCCGGCACCTACCCGCCGGGCTCCATGCAGCGGCCGCCCGAGAGCTTTCAGGGCACGTTCCCTCCTGGGCAGCTCTCGTCCGGGGGATATCCGGTGCCGACCCCCGCGGCGAGCGCGTCCACGAGCGGCGGGAAAGGCGTCGTCATCGGCGTTGCGATTGGCATCGTCGCGATGCTCGGCTTGGCCGCAGTGATCGTAGGTGTCTTCTTCGCGCGAACGACCGAGGATCCGCCCGACGCCGCGGCCTCGCTGCCGAAGGGCAAGAGCGCCGCGACCCCGTCCACGGCGCTCGCCGAGCCCACGGAGACGTCCAACGCCGCGCCCGATCCCGGAGCCGCGACCGCAGCACCTTCGGGGCGCGCTCTCCCGGCGAAACCCGGCCCCTCCAACCGACCCAGCGACGGTGGTGCCCCTCCGACGCCCAGCGCGTCGGGTTCTTCGAGCCCCGTGCCACCTCCGCCCGTCGTCACCGGCGACCCGACCCGATTGCCCATTCGGTGCAAGCAAGACTCCGACTGCACGACGGAGTCGACGTTCTGCGACAAGGCCGCGGGGCTCTGCACCTGCTCACGAGGCCTCTCCCATCAGAACGCGTACATCTACTGCAACGGCCAGTGCGTCGAGCAGACCACCGCGCGCTGCGGCGCCTGCAATAAGCCATGCAATAGCCCACCCGAGGTGTGCAGCACGTCGCGGAGCATGACAGGGAGTGCCTCGATTGCGCCAAGCTAG
- a CDS encoding beta-ketoacyl-ACP synthase III, whose product MPVAITGTGLFTPPYSISNEELVTSFNAWVDAENAKNASAIERGEKRALERSSAEFISKASGIERRYAMDREGILDPQIMAPRIAERSPDEPSLQCDMAKDAASKALAQAGLTPNDIDVLLVACSNMQRPYPAISVEVQAALGTRGFAFDMNVACSSATFGIGTARDLILSGSARRALVVSPEICTGHLNFRDRESHFIFGDACTAVVLEKLDETKASAPMEILGTKLVTKFSNAIRNDFGFLNRAAPEHRDEPNKLFVQQGRKVFKEVSPMVADLISGHLDSLGIAPPSIKRLWLHQANGTMNEWIAKKVLGRDLTATEAPSLLHEFGNTSSCGSIITFHANRADLVSGDVGVVCSFGAGYSAGSVVVRRA is encoded by the coding sequence ATGCCCGTCGCGATCACCGGAACAGGCCTTTTCACGCCGCCCTACTCGATCTCCAACGAGGAGCTCGTCACCTCGTTCAACGCCTGGGTGGACGCGGAGAACGCCAAAAACGCGTCGGCCATCGAGCGTGGCGAAAAACGCGCGCTCGAACGATCGAGCGCCGAGTTCATCTCGAAGGCCTCGGGCATCGAGCGCCGGTACGCGATGGACCGCGAGGGGATCCTCGACCCGCAGATCATGGCGCCGCGCATCGCCGAGCGCTCGCCCGACGAACCTTCGCTCCAGTGCGACATGGCGAAAGACGCCGCGTCGAAGGCCCTCGCGCAAGCCGGGCTCACCCCGAACGACATCGACGTCCTCCTCGTCGCGTGCTCGAACATGCAGCGCCCCTACCCGGCCATCTCGGTCGAGGTCCAAGCCGCGCTCGGCACACGTGGGTTCGCGTTCGACATGAACGTCGCGTGCTCGTCGGCCACGTTCGGCATCGGCACCGCGCGCGATCTCATCCTCTCGGGCTCGGCCCGCCGCGCGCTCGTCGTGAGCCCCGAGATCTGCACCGGGCACCTCAACTTCCGCGACCGCGAGAGCCACTTCATCTTCGGCGACGCGTGCACCGCCGTGGTGCTCGAGAAGCTCGACGAGACCAAGGCGTCCGCGCCGATGGAGATCCTCGGGACGAAGCTCGTCACCAAGTTCTCCAACGCGATCCGCAACGACTTCGGCTTCTTGAACCGCGCCGCACCCGAGCACCGCGACGAGCCCAACAAGCTCTTCGTGCAGCAGGGGCGCAAGGTCTTCAAAGAGGTCTCGCCCATGGTCGCCGACCTCATCTCCGGCCACCTCGACTCGCTCGGGATCGCGCCGCCCTCGATCAAGCGCCTCTGGCTGCACCAAGCGAACGGCACGATGAACGAGTGGATCGCGAAGAAGGTGCTCGGGCGCGATCTCACGGCCACCGAGGCCCCTTCCCTCCTCCACGAGTTCGGCAACACGAGCTCGTGCGGGTCGATCATCACGTTCCACGCGAACCGCGCCGATCTCGTCAGCGGGGACGTGGGCGTCGTGTGCTCGTTCGGCGCGGGTTATTCGGCCGGTAGCGTCGTCGTGCGCCGGGCCTGA
- the trxC gene encoding thioredoxin TrxC has translation MIVACPACRAQNRLPASRLHDKAKCAACKERLLPLDRPVAITSPEDFDELVRDAPSPVVVDFWAEWCGPCRTVAPELEKLAKSRAGGLVVAKVDTDAVPQIAGRFAIRSIPTFVAFRSGREAARVSGAMPASALVERLGV, from the coding sequence ATGATCGTCGCGTGCCCCGCCTGCCGAGCCCAAAACCGCCTCCCCGCCTCCCGCCTGCACGACAAGGCGAAATGTGCAGCCTGCAAAGAGCGCCTCTTGCCGCTCGATCGCCCCGTCGCCATCACGAGCCCCGAGGACTTCGACGAGCTCGTCAGGGACGCGCCGTCCCCCGTCGTGGTCGACTTCTGGGCCGAGTGGTGTGGGCCCTGCCGCACCGTCGCACCCGAGCTCGAGAAGCTCGCGAAGAGCCGCGCCGGCGGGCTCGTCGTGGCCAAGGTCGACACCGACGCCGTGCCTCAAATCGCCGGGCGCTTCGCGATCCGCAGCATCCCGACGTTCGTCGCGTTTCGCTCTGGCCGAGAGGCGGCTCGTGTGTCCGGCGCCATGCCGGCGAGCGCGCTCGTCGAGCGGCTCGGGGTGTGA
- a CDS encoding hydroxymethylglutaryl-CoA synthase, whose product MRHSPVGLDSIAFAVPEHYVDLVDLARARGVDPAKYVDGLGVRRMGIALGHEDPVALAANACRRLFDKGGVDPARVGLVIVGTETAVDHSKPVAAYLHGLLGLPTACRSYETKHACFGGTAGLVTALDWIASGSARGRTALVVCTDIARYALASPGEPTQGAGAVAMLVSESPRLVALEPGLGGSYSRDVSDFWRPLYSKDAVVDGKLSVQCYLDALAGAYEDWERCAREAGRDPSDLARRCYHVPYGKMAKKAHRHLSTIRGLSEAEADASFEREVGASLRFSAEVGNVYTGSLYLALASLLDAEAAELEGRRVGLFSYGSGSCAEYFAGTVLPGAARHVARLALAEPLAARRRLEIAAYEAVRRADAEVDRRPLSAADTFTDIAFAGVSGERRVYVGGQMPPSTST is encoded by the coding sequence ATGCGTCACTCACCCGTGGGTCTCGACTCGATCGCCTTCGCCGTCCCGGAGCACTACGTCGACCTCGTCGACCTCGCCCGCGCCCGCGGGGTGGACCCGGCCAAGTACGTGGATGGGCTCGGCGTCCGTCGCATGGGCATCGCCCTCGGTCACGAGGACCCGGTCGCCCTTGCGGCGAACGCGTGCCGTCGCCTCTTCGATAAGGGCGGCGTCGACCCGGCTCGTGTGGGCCTCGTCATCGTGGGCACCGAGACGGCGGTCGATCACTCGAAGCCCGTCGCGGCGTACCTTCATGGCCTCCTCGGGCTGCCCACGGCGTGCCGGAGCTACGAGACCAAACACGCGTGCTTCGGCGGCACGGCCGGGCTGGTCACGGCGCTCGACTGGATCGCGTCGGGCAGCGCGCGCGGCCGCACGGCCCTCGTCGTCTGCACGGACATCGCGAGGTACGCGCTCGCGTCCCCCGGTGAGCCTACGCAGGGCGCGGGGGCCGTCGCGATGCTGGTGTCCGAGTCGCCTCGGCTGGTCGCCCTCGAGCCCGGCCTCGGGGGCTCGTACTCACGCGACGTCTCCGATTTCTGGCGCCCACTCTACAGCAAGGACGCGGTCGTCGACGGGAAGCTCTCCGTCCAGTGTTACCTCGACGCGCTCGCCGGCGCCTACGAGGACTGGGAGCGCTGCGCCCGAGAAGCGGGCCGCGACCCGAGCGATTTGGCGCGGCGCTGTTACCACGTCCCCTACGGGAAAATGGCCAAGAAGGCGCACCGCCACTTGAGCACGATTCGTGGCCTCTCCGAGGCCGAAGCGGACGCGTCGTTCGAGCGTGAGGTCGGCGCGTCCCTGCGATTTTCCGCCGAGGTGGGCAACGTGTACACGGGCTCGCTCTACCTCGCGCTGGCCTCTCTGCTCGACGCCGAGGCCGCGGAGCTCGAGGGCCGTCGCGTCGGTCTCTTCAGCTACGGCTCGGGCTCGTGTGCCGAGTATTTCGCGGGGACGGTGCTCCCCGGGGCCGCGCGGCACGTCGCTCGGCTCGCCCTCGCGGAGCCGCTCGCCGCGCGCCGTCGCCTGGAAATTGCCGCCTACGAGGCCGTCCGGCGCGCCGACGCCGAGGTCGATCGCAGGCCCCTCTCCGCCGCAGACACGTTCACCGACATCGCCTTCGCCGGAGTGTCGGGCGAGCGTCGCGTGTACGTGGGAGGTCAGATGCCGCCGTCGACGTCGACGTAG
- a CDS encoding NAD(P)-binding domain-containing protein — protein sequence MNIAVLGTGIVAKTIADKLSALGHAVKLGTRDVSQTLARNEPDMAGGPAIRVWLETHPKVSLVPFAEAAAHGQIVVNALSGTGSLDGLALAGATNLEGKLLLDISNPLDFSRGMPPSLTVANTDSLGEQIQRAYPKAKVVKTLNTVNAFLMVSPGMLAGGEHTMFVCGDDASAKAEATRILTEWFGWKDVLDLGDLTNARATEAYVTLWARTYMATKNPMFNVKVVR from the coding sequence ATGAACATCGCAGTGCTCGGGACGGGGATCGTGGCCAAGACCATCGCAGACAAGCTCTCGGCGCTCGGACACGCCGTGAAGCTCGGGACGCGCGACGTCTCGCAGACGCTCGCTCGCAACGAGCCCGACATGGCGGGCGGCCCGGCCATCCGCGTGTGGCTCGAGACGCACCCCAAGGTCTCCCTCGTGCCGTTCGCCGAGGCCGCGGCGCACGGGCAAATCGTGGTGAACGCCCTCTCGGGGACGGGATCGCTCGATGGCCTCGCGCTCGCGGGCGCCACGAACCTCGAGGGGAAGCTCCTGCTCGACATCTCGAACCCGCTCGACTTCTCGCGGGGCATGCCCCCGTCCCTCACCGTCGCCAACACGGACTCGCTCGGCGAGCAGATCCAGCGCGCGTACCCCAAGGCGAAGGTGGTGAAGACGCTCAACACGGTGAACGCGTTCTTGATGGTGTCACCCGGGATGCTCGCGGGCGGAGAGCACACCATGTTCGTGTGCGGCGACGACGCGAGCGCCAAGGCCGAAGCGACCCGTATCCTCACCGAGTGGTTCGGCTGGAAGGACGTGCTCGACCTCGGCGATCTCACGAACGCGCGGGCGACCGAGGCCTACGTCACGCTCTGGGCGCGCACCTACATGGCGACGAAGAACCCGATGTTCAACGTCAAGGTCGTGCGGTAA
- a CDS encoding LysR family transcriptional regulator has product MKGLRPDLFAGIVPFVRVAEEKSFARAAASLGLTTAAVSKAVRKLEDDMGARLFDRTSRVVALTREGEEIFSRCQEAVLAVRGARAAIEGRRREPRGEVSVTIPFILAPFVVRGLARLSSRHPKLVFRVDVSDRVAKLAGEGYDVAVRTGPLRDSGLVARSLRRTRWVTVASPSYLAKHTAPRTPADLSAHNALRFVAPDGKPRDFVFREGERDTSVAVSGNLTIDHGPQLLDAAVTGLGVAQVLDFMVDELLRQGSLVEVLAGASARGPDVYAVTSPTRASSANVRAFVGFLVEALASPA; this is encoded by the coding sequence ATGAAAGGCCTCCGCCCCGACCTCTTCGCCGGCATCGTGCCCTTCGTCCGCGTGGCCGAAGAGAAGAGCTTCGCCCGCGCCGCGGCCAGCTTGGGCCTCACCACGGCGGCCGTGAGCAAGGCGGTTCGTAAGCTCGAAGACGACATGGGCGCCCGCCTCTTCGACCGCACCTCGCGCGTCGTCGCGCTCACCCGCGAAGGCGAAGAGATCTTCTCTCGCTGCCAAGAGGCCGTGCTGGCCGTGCGCGGGGCGCGGGCGGCGATCGAGGGCCGGAGGCGCGAGCCGCGGGGCGAGGTGTCGGTCACGATCCCCTTCATTTTGGCGCCCTTCGTCGTGCGTGGGCTCGCGCGGCTCTCGTCCCGCCACCCGAAGCTCGTCTTCCGCGTCGACGTGAGCGATCGCGTCGCGAAGCTCGCCGGCGAGGGGTACGACGTGGCCGTGCGCACGGGGCCCCTCCGCGACTCGGGGCTCGTCGCGCGGTCGCTCCGGCGCACACGTTGGGTCACCGTGGCCTCGCCGAGCTACCTCGCCAAGCACACAGCGCCGCGTACGCCCGCCGATCTCTCGGCGCACAACGCCCTCCGGTTCGTCGCCCCCGACGGGAAGCCCCGTGACTTCGTCTTCCGCGAAGGCGAGCGCGACACGTCCGTGGCGGTCTCGGGCAACCTCACCATCGACCACGGCCCCCAGCTCCTCGACGCGGCGGTCACCGGCCTCGGTGTCGCTCAGGTGCTCGACTTCATGGTCGACGAGCTCCTCCGCCAGGGCTCCCTCGTCGAGGTGCTCGCAGGCGCCTCCGCGCGAGGGCCCGACGTGTACGCCGTGACGAGCCCCACCCGCGCTTCGTCGGCCAACGTCCGCGCTTTCGTTGGGTTTTTGGTCGAGGCGCTCGCGTCCCCCGCGTGA
- a CDS encoding carbohydrate-binding protein — protein sequence MPKLARLAFVAPFALLCLAAAGPLGCTAEAQGDEAESSEESLTGKCEAPTTVAPGRPQVYFAPFDRPEDEVLCLLDTARSEVVIAHYNIRREKVIAKLVELSRRGVTVKVAVDQDNAKQPYNIGDDAIEAAGIKIVRVSPPGSTSLMHLKAAVIDGTTTLTGSFNWNETAALVNDENMVVFREPEVAKKYRDQILEVIGEKPKTVDGGVVLPGLELHFSPEEKLDPVIVRAIDGAKTSVDIAMYTYTMPNVMDAAVRAQRRGVRVRLVAEKKQAGLSRGDEALEAAGGLVVRAANKLGLYSAMHHKYAVIDDKRVLTGASNWTKNGTQQSDEDLLVIDDRPELTRKFRQNFADLLSYYAARDTTGDDATLKRPLSPVVFHVVNDKTSLGDEVRVVGSDPRLGAWDTAKSVRAETAQDLFPNWAAPTDLTAGARVEYKFIVKKASGAIEWEPGPNRVVTVPATGRAMVLQGLAGDTSQNWTPATPR from the coding sequence ATGCCGAAGCTCGCTCGTCTCGCCTTCGTGGCCCCCTTCGCCCTCTTGTGTCTCGCGGCGGCAGGTCCGCTGGGGTGCACGGCCGAGGCCCAAGGCGACGAGGCCGAGTCTTCGGAGGAGTCCCTCACCGGAAAGTGCGAGGCGCCTACGACGGTCGCGCCCGGCAGGCCTCAGGTCTACTTCGCGCCCTTCGATCGCCCCGAGGACGAGGTGCTCTGCCTGCTCGACACGGCCCGGAGCGAGGTGGTCATCGCGCACTACAACATTCGCCGCGAGAAGGTCATCGCCAAGCTCGTCGAGCTCTCGCGGCGCGGCGTCACGGTGAAGGTCGCGGTCGATCAGGACAACGCGAAGCAGCCCTACAACATCGGCGACGACGCCATCGAGGCCGCGGGTATCAAGATCGTGCGTGTGTCTCCGCCGGGCTCGACTTCGCTCATGCACCTGAAGGCCGCCGTGATCGACGGCACGACGACGCTCACCGGCTCGTTCAACTGGAACGAGACCGCGGCCCTCGTAAACGACGAGAACATGGTCGTCTTCCGCGAGCCCGAGGTGGCCAAAAAATACCGCGATCAGATCCTCGAGGTGATCGGCGAGAAGCCCAAGACGGTCGACGGGGGCGTGGTGCTTCCGGGCCTCGAGCTGCACTTCTCCCCCGAGGAGAAGCTCGATCCCGTGATCGTGCGCGCGATCGACGGGGCGAAGACCTCGGTCGACATCGCGATGTACACGTACACCATGCCGAACGTCATGGACGCGGCGGTGCGCGCGCAGCGGCGCGGCGTTCGAGTGAGGCTCGTGGCCGAGAAGAAGCAGGCGGGGCTCTCGCGCGGGGACGAGGCCCTCGAGGCGGCCGGAGGGCTCGTCGTGCGGGCCGCGAACAAGCTCGGGCTCTACTCCGCGATGCACCACAAGTACGCCGTGATCGACGACAAACGCGTGCTCACGGGCGCCTCGAACTGGACCAAAAACGGCACCCAGCAGAGCGACGAAGATCTGCTCGTCATCGACGACCGCCCCGAGCTCACGCGCAAATTCCGGCAAAACTTCGCCGACCTCCTCTCGTATTACGCCGCTCGCGACACGACCGGCGACGACGCCACCCTGAAGCGCCCGCTCTCGCCCGTGGTCTTCCACGTGGTGAACGACAAAACGAGCCTCGGCGACGAGGTGCGCGTCGTGGGCTCCGACCCGCGCCTCGGAGCCTGGGACACCGCGAAGAGCGTGCGCGCCGAGACCGCACAAGACCTCTTCCCGAACTGGGCCGCCCCCACCGATCTGACGGCCGGGGCACGTGTAGAGTACAAGTTCATCGTCAAGAAGGCCTCGGGCGCGATCGAGTGGGAGCCCGGGCCGAACCGCGTGGTGACGGTGCCCGCGACCGGGCGCGCGATGGTGCTCCAGGGCCTCGCCGGCGACACGAGCCAGAACTGGACCCCCGCGACCCCGCGCTGA
- a CDS encoding HD domain-containing protein, with translation MSQDKNDTTESGAREGLLSALSALGLAIDMANGSPETTALRGTWVAVVAAEELGLSSQERAEAVLGALFRYLGCTSYAHEEARSLGDEHVAARVLAPLDKLDRGPIAKAVLQDLPGDAFERAMRAAKLMAEGAAFTAGYERSHCEGAMLLASRLGAGPGVLSVLAALHERWDGEGGPAKLSGSAIPVAARVVHLAREATVHFLLRGEEPGVVRCLERRAKGQLDPEMCRALASSPRFLGAFREGPLWENVQGAIDRALDAGCERVPTKDDVIEVMGDFADQKCPIFLGHSRRVAALAQGAALRLRLDPLRSRCLVRAAWLHDVGRVGVPNRVLGTRGPLGPIEWEKVRLHPYVGERIAQHLDPGVARIVGAHHERLDGSGYPKGERPDLMASVLAAADVLAASGEDRPHRPRFDVAARHALLTEDARAGRLPQEAVEAVLAADGADVDVPRPSRSPELSSREREVISLVARGLSNKEIAQALGISARTVQSHTIHAYDKLEVRTRAGAALRASELGLLS, from the coding sequence ATGAGCCAGGACAAGAACGACACCACGGAGAGCGGAGCTCGCGAAGGGCTCCTCTCGGCGCTCTCGGCGCTCGGCTTGGCCATCGACATGGCCAACGGCTCTCCCGAGACCACCGCGCTCCGTGGCACGTGGGTCGCCGTCGTGGCCGCCGAGGAGCTCGGGCTCTCGAGCCAAGAGCGCGCGGAGGCCGTGCTCGGTGCGCTCTTTCGCTACCTCGGGTGCACCTCGTACGCACACGAAGAGGCGCGCTCCCTCGGAGACGAGCACGTCGCGGCCCGCGTGCTCGCGCCGCTCGACAAGCTCGATCGCGGCCCGATCGCCAAGGCGGTGCTCCAAGATCTCCCCGGGGACGCGTTCGAGCGCGCGATGCGCGCGGCCAAGCTCATGGCCGAGGGGGCGGCGTTCACCGCGGGCTACGAGAGGAGCCACTGCGAGGGCGCGATGTTGCTCGCTTCGCGCCTCGGCGCCGGGCCCGGCGTGCTCTCGGTCCTCGCGGCCCTCCACGAGCGATGGGACGGAGAGGGCGGCCCCGCGAAGCTCTCGGGCAGCGCGATCCCGGTCGCCGCGCGTGTCGTGCACCTCGCGCGCGAAGCGACGGTCCACTTTCTCTTGCGCGGCGAAGAGCCGGGGGTCGTGCGCTGCCTCGAGCGCCGCGCGAAGGGCCAGCTCGATCCCGAGATGTGCCGCGCGCTCGCCTCGAGCCCTCGGTTCTTGGGCGCGTTCCGCGAGGGCCCGCTCTGGGAGAACGTGCAGGGCGCCATCGATCGTGCGCTCGACGCCGGCTGCGAGAGGGTGCCCACGAAAGACGACGTGATCGAGGTCATGGGCGACTTCGCCGATCAGAAGTGCCCTATTTTTCTCGGGCATTCACGCCGTGTGGCCGCGCTCGCTCAAGGGGCGGCCTTGCGCCTACGGCTCGACCCGCTGCGCTCGCGCTGCCTCGTTCGCGCCGCGTGGCTCCACGACGTGGGGCGTGTCGGAGTGCCGAATCGTGTGCTCGGGACGCGTGGTCCGCTCGGGCCTATCGAGTGGGAGAAGGTGCGTCTTCATCCGTACGTGGGGGAGCGCATCGCGCAGCACCTCGACCCGGGCGTGGCGCGGATCGTGGGCGCGCACCACGAGCGCCTCGATGGCTCGGGGTATCCGAAAGGAGAGCGCCCGGACCTCATGGCCTCGGTGCTCGCCGCGGCCGACGTGCTCGCCGCGAGCGGAGAAGATCGCCCGCACCGACCTCGCTTCGACGTGGCCGCGAGGCACGCGCTCCTCACCGAAGATGCGCGCGCCGGGAGGCTCCCGCAAGAGGCCGTCGAGGCCGTGCTCGCCGCCGACGGCGCCGACGTGGACGTACCCCGCCCGAGCCGCTCCCCCGAGCTGTCGTCACGGGAGCGCGAGGTGATCTCGCTCGTCGCCCGTGGCCTCTCGAACAAAGAGATCGCCCAGGCGCTCGGCATCTCCGCGCGCACCGTGCAGAGCCACACCATCCACGCGTACGACAAGCTCGAGGTGCGCACGCGCGCCGGCGCCGCCCTCCGCGCCTCCGAGCTCGGCCTCCTGAGCTGA